One Candidatus Saganbacteria bacterium genomic window, AAACCCAATCTCAAAGTATTGAGCCGGTCGCAAGGGGTCTCTTACAACAATCAAACACAGCAAATGGAAGCCAATATATTTATTTTTTCGGAAACCATGCTTGGATATTCCCTCCAATTGAACAATGGATATAATATCGACAAGAACGATTATCCCAATTATTCAAGAAAACAAAATATGCTCGACGGCTCAACTACGATATATTCGCTAAAAACCGCTCCGTTAAAATTTATGTCCTGCGAATTTAACTATATCCTGGATAACTCCAAAGCTTTGACGCTTACATCAACAAGCGAGCCGGCCTCATACAGCACAAGCAATGCCGGCAACAAAGAATTTGACGCGATCATAAAAACATCGCTTTCCGAAGTATTGGCGATCGACGGAAGCTATATAAGAAAAACTTTGAGAAGCGGATCGGGAGAGGCAATTGATAATGCGATTTCAAGTCTTGCGCAAATAGGCAGCCTCAAGCTCATATATAATTTGAACAACTGGCTTACAATAAGCCCGTCATACGCGTATTCGCAGACAACAAATTATTTGGCATCGGCTAATAATGAGATATATTCGATCCAGCCCGGATGCGGAATAATAATTAGGATCATGGACAAATTGAGGATCGACGGTGACTTCCAATATTCAAAGTCATATGCGGGAGCTGCAGCCGAAAAAACAAATTTCTCGGTCCGAGGGCGATATGATATGTCCGACATTGTGCACATAACGGCTAGGCTTGATACCGAGATCGGGAGATCCCCCGACTATAAAACCTCGGAGTTCTCGGGAATTGTTGAGATAAACCTGTGATATAATCGCCTTATGAAAACACTCGGAATCGATCCGGGAACTGCAATAATGGGTTTTGGCTTGGTAACTGATTCCGAAAGATCGCTAAAAGCTTTGGAGTTTGGCTGCATCAGGACCACAAAAGAAAACCTCCCTCACGAAAGGTTGCGTATCCTTTACGAGAAATTGGGAAAACTCCTAAAAGAACTTCGTCCCGATTGCATCGCTATCGAACGGCTCTTTTTTGCAACAAACAGCAAAACAGCGATTTCTGTCGGGGAAGCTAGAGGAGTGGCCCTTTTGGCTGCAGCGAGAGCAAAAGTTGTTGTAGCAGAATACACCCCTCTTCAAGTAAAGCTTGCGATAACAGGTTATGGGAAAGCGGATAAAAACCAAGTCGGACAGATGGTTAAGAATCTTCTCAAGCTTGAAGAAGTCCCAAAACCGGATGATACAGCCGACGCTCTTGCCATTGCCATTTGCCACCTTCACTCATATCATATAATATAGAGAGAAGATAAGGCCCTAAAGGGCCCAGGAAGTGATTGAGGGCTAAAAAAATGATTTCACATATTGTGGGAATACTAGATCAAATAGACTTAAATTCGATAACTGTCGATGTAGCAGGTATTGGCTATAAAATATTCGCAACGACAGCTCTTATAAACGAAATAGGCTCTATAGGCGATAAAGTAAAAGTTTATACCGAACAAATTGTAAGGGAAGACTCGAATTCTCTCTATGGTTTCAGGTCAAAAGAAGAAAGAAATCTATTTAACGCCCTACTTTCAGTTTCAGGAATAGGGCCTAAGAGCGCAATGTCTATCATATCAGGACTTCCGCTCGAAAAGCTTATTTCAGCGATATCCCAGGGCGATGCAACGCTATTATCATCAATTCAAGGTGTCGGATCAAAAACGGCCCAGAGAATAATAATAGAACTCAAAGAAAAAATTGGAAAAACCTATGGGATAAAGCCATCTGAAATTGGCAAAGGTATTTCTGGTGACACGACAATGATATCGGATGCGATATCCGCTTTAATAACGCTTGGATATTCGCCGCGTGAAGCGCGCGACGCGATAATGAAGCTAAATATCGAGAACGCAAAGAGTGTTGAAGAAATAATTAAATTAGCTCTGAAAAATCTGATTTAACGAACAAACCTGCGAGTAAACCCTGCCTGCCGGCAGGCACGGCTCGCGGTTTGTTTATTACAAACTTAATTGCTTCAAAACCCAATCTTCCGCCTGGCGCATAACCTTTCTGATCCATAATTTTTCAGGATTCATCGGCCTTACCATTATTGTATACATTCGAGCCCAGTTCCCGCCCAAAATATCCATAAATAACTGGTCGCCGATCACAGCCGTCTCGGAATTTATAACGCCCAGCTCTTTCATTGCGGAATTATATGAAAACGGCAAAGGCTTCATGGCATATGTCATATAAGGGATCTTAAATGTGCTCGCCACATGCTCGACGCGTTTTTCTTTTGAGCTATTAGACATCAAATAGATCGAAAAGCCTTTATCTTTTATCCCCTCGATGAACGAGAAAAGGACAGGGGAGATTTCTAGTAGTTCTTTTGGTAGAAGTGTTTCATCAAGATCCAAAATTAATGCTTTGATCCCTTTTTTCCGAAGAGTTGTGAAGTCAACTTGATATATCGAATCCAAATATTCATTTGGTCGAAAAGTTTCGAGAAAATTTTTAAAGTATTCGTTCATACAAGGTTCCTTTATATACCAGCGGCTAAACGCCGCGGTTAAAGTTAATCAAAGTAACCGCGAAGTTCATTCGCAGGTTAATTTGATTTCTCAATTTTCAACTTCAATCTTTTAATTAATTTCTTGAAATCATGGATAAAATCGGGAGAAACCAAGAACTGCAAGAATGCTTCATTGCCTTTTGGCGGCTTCGGCGTCCTCTGTGAAAGCATGCCCTGGTATGCGTCAAAAAAAGGCGCGTAAAATACAAGGTTCTGCTTTTTTACTTTTATAAAGAATTCTTTACAGTCTTTCATATATTATAAACCTGCGAATAAATTCGCGGTTAAAATAAAATCTGTAGAATTAATTCTACAGATTTTTAGGCGGAACCGAGACTTTAGTCTCAGGTTCCGTATTTTTTTCGTCCTTCCTCAAAAAGGTCTCCGCCATTGGAATCATACGCGACAATTACCGGGAATTTCGAAACTTCGAGTTTTAAGATCGCTTCTGGCCCAAGTTCGGGGAATGCGACCATCTCCGCGCTTATAACCTTCTCGCCTAGAAGCGCCGCCACTCCACCGGTTGCGATAAAATAGACAGCCCTATATTTTTCTAAAACTTTTTTAACATCGGGATTTCTTGGCCCTTTCCCTATTGTCGCTTTTATTCCTTGTGCGAGAAGCTCTTCATGAAATTTGTCCATGCGCGATGCCGTGGTAGGCCCAATTGTTGAAACCAAACTATTTTTACCCGGCGTTGGCCCCGCATAAAATATTATTTGGCCTTTCATATCGAATGGAAGAGGTTTTTTCTTCTCTATTAGTCCAATAATTCTCATATGGGCTAGATCACGAGCAACATATAGGATCCCATTGATAAAAACCCGGTCTCCAACTTTCAGTTTTGATATTTCTTCGTCTTTTAATGGAGCTTTTATAGTTATTTCCTGCCTGCCGGCAGGCATGGCTTCGCTCATAATATTATTTCTTTATACCTATTCGCATGACAACCAAAATTCACGGCAACAGGAAGACTCGCGATGTGGCATGGCGCTGTAATTATATGGACAGCAAGCGCCGTAATGTTGCCGCCAACGCCCATAGGCCCAACACCCGTTTTGTTAATTTTTTCGAGCATTTCTTTTTCAAATTCGGCTATTTCGAATGCACTATTATGGCTTTTTACCGGACGGATCAAGGATTTTTTAGCAAGATAAGCTACCGTATCGAACGATCCGCCAATTCCAACACCTACAATTATTGGAGGGCAAGCTTTTGGCCCGTTTTCTTTGACTTTTTTTACAATAAAATCGACGATCTCTTCTTTTTTTGCGGTTGGCAGGAACATTTGCACAAAACTCGCATTCTCGGCTCCCCCGCCCTTTAGCAAAACCGTAATTTTTATTTTATCCCCCGGAACAATTTCTAAATGAATATTTGCAGGCGTGTTATCATTTGTATTAACTCTGTGGAATGGATCGGACACGATTGATTTTCGGAGATCTTTGTATCCGAGGCTAACACCCTCATTGATCGATTCGGTGATATCCCCGTCCAAAATGTGCACATCCTGGCCCAATTCAACAAAAACGCATGCCATACCTGTATCTTGGCATATTGGCAGCTTCTTATGTCTTGCGATCTCTGCGTTTTTTATAATTTCAGAAATTATTTGGCGGCCAAGCGGGGATGTCTCGTGCGCTAGATCGTGGTTCAACACTTCCTCGAGGTCTTGCGGCAGGTCATACGCCGCAAGCGAACACAAGTTCGCAACGGAAGCTTTTATTTTTGAAGCGGCAATTTCTCGCATTTAAGCACTGGTATAATTATACTCCAATTATCACGAATTTGGGTTGTCACTTATTACTCTAATTGGGAGGTCTCTAATTCCTCAAATTATCACTTATTTACATAAATCCGAATTAGAGTAAATTTGCGTTAATTCGGGGGATAAGGGTATGCCTCAATTCGAATAATTGGAGATAAGTAAATTAGTGATAATAAGTGACGCCACTCCCATTCGAGTTACACAGGCAGTTTGTTGCAAAGTTTTTTTACGGCCTTAGCCGATGTTTGGAGCTGTGATAACTCGTCAGCCGTTAGATCGAGTTTAACTATTTCTTCAATGCCATTTTTCCCGAGTTTGGCTGGAACTCCGAGATAGACATCGTTTATTCCGTATTCGTCGTTCAAGTATGCGCAAACGCCTAGGACTTTCTTACTGTCTTTAACGATCGCTTCGGTCATTTCAGCGGCGGAACTTCCTGGCGCATAATATGCGGAACCTGTTTTTAAGAGTTTAACTATTTCCGCCCCACCATCTCTCGTCCTTTGAACGATTGCATTGATCTGCTCCGGAGTTAAAACTTCCGTTAATGATTTCCCATCAACAGTTGAAAGTCTTGGGATCGGAACCATAAGATCTCCATGGCTGCCCATGACTTCCGCATAAACATCTTTAAGGTCGGCATGTAGAGCTTCAGCGATGAAGAGTTTCATTCGAGCCCCGTCCAATACAGGAGCCATACCAATTACCCTATTTGGCTTAAAGCCCGAAAGCTTTAGTGCGTAATAGGTCATGGCATCCAGTGGATTTGTGACTATTATTAAAATAGCATTCGGAGAATTTTCTTTTAATGGTTTGACTATTGAAGCTAAGATCTCGGCATTTTTTGCGATAAGATCGTCGCGGGACATTCCAGGTTTCCTCGCAAGTCCAGCTGTAATAACTACAACATCGGAGCCTTTGGTATCTTTATAATCGTTTGTGCCTTTGATATTAGCGGTGAACCCATCAACGGATCCTGCCTGCATCATATCAAGGGCTTTGCCTTGAGGGAGTCCTTCAACAACGTCAATTAATACAATATCTTTGAATCCCTTTTGGGCTAAGCGATATACGCACTGCCCTCCGACATTCCCTGCGCCGACTACAGTTATTTTTGGCATAGGTGTATTTTAGCATGGATTCCTCATATTCTGCAACAGACCCATGAATTCTATTATTATTTCCATCACTTGACAAATCAATTAAATTGCATCATTATTGGAGTCAATTATTCCATTTTTAGACCATATATGGAGGGATTATGAGCAATATTAAAAGGTCTTTCGTCCCGCCCAACCAAAGCTTCTTCTTGTTTGGCCCTCGCGGAACAGGAAAATCTACATTGGTAAAAGAATTCTTTCCCAATTCTTTTTATGTTGATTTCCTTCTTCCGGATTGGTTTAGGCGCCTAAGCTCCCGCCCGGAGGAGCTCCTTGACCTATTATCAGGAAGAATTGGATCGCAAACAGTTGTTTTGGATGAAGTGCAAAGGGTGCCGGAAGTTTTGAGCGTTATTCACAAGCTAATAGAAGAAAAAAAAGGCTTTCAATTTGTACTGACCGGCTCAAGCGCAAGAAAACTTAAAAAGGCCGGCATAAATCTTTTGGGCGGGCGCGCCCTGATGAAACATCTCCATCCCTTTACCGCACCGGAGCTAAAAACTCTTTTTAATATTGATAGCGCGATCCAATTTGGCCTGGTCCCTGTTGTTTTAGCTGGAGATAACAAAGAAGAATCTTTAAAAGCTTACATTGATCTATATATCCGAGAAGAAGTTAAAATGGAAGAATTGACAAGAAATGTCGGCAATTTCTCGAGATTTCTGGAAATTGCGAGCTTTTCACATGGTTCCATATTAAATCTTAGCAATATAGCAAGGGAATGCCAAATAGGGAGAAAAACAGTTGAAAGTTACATAGATATTATCGTGGATCTTTTGATCGCGTTCAAAGTCCCGATTTTTTCGACCAAGGCAAAAAGGGTGCTTTCGAATCATCCCAAACTGTATTTCTTTGACCCGGGCGTTTTTCGCATGCTTCGCCCCCATGGCCCGCTCGATAAAAACAGCGAACTTGCCGGCCCCGCGCTTGAAGGGCTAGTAGCGCAACAATTAAGGGCTTGGATGGACTATAAAAATATGGACGCAAAACTTTTTTTCTGGAGGACTTTATCCGGGAACGAGGTTGATTTTATTGTTTATGGAGAAAACACATTTCTAGCGATCGAGGTCAAAAACACCGCCATAATCCACCCGAAAGACACAAGCGCCCTCAAAGCTTTCGGGCAAGATTATCCTGAAGCAAAACGAATATTCTTATATAGAGGGAAAGAAACATTCACGAAGGACAATATTTTATTCCAACCTTGCGAGGAATTCTTAATAAATTTGACTTAACGCCTCCCCGACATTCACGGCACCAACTACAGTTATTTTTGGCATGGGTATAGTTTGGGACCGCTGAAAAACCCCTAAAAAGAACCTGCGACTGAAAGTCGCGGTTTCTTTTTTTTCTGCTCCAGTTCTTCCTCCAAATATGAGAAAATAAAGCAACACAATATGGAGGTGTTGTTTTATGATCAAAAAAGAGACGAATCCTTCGGTAACCTCCGTGGATGTCTGGCTCTCACACACGGAAAAGAATTGGGATAGACACTGGCTAAAGAAAGTATCCGAAAAAGTTAATTGGAATAAGTTCGGCTATCGATTCGAGAAATTATATGACGAAAATAATGGCCGGCCTGCCTGACATCCGATTATCATTTTCAAAGCGCTCCTGCTGGCGCAGTGGCACGACTTAAGCGATCGAGATTTGGAAGAAGCGCTAAACGATCGGATCAGTTTCCGAAAATTCGCCGGGCTCAAGTGGGAAGAGCAAGCGCCTGATGCTTCTACCTTTGCCGTCTTTCGGGAAAGGATCCGCCATAAAAGACGGCATTCACGACAAAGGTTTTAGAAATCGGCCATTGACCCAAGTCCAGATCGCCAGAAACAAAAGCATTTCCAAACGTCGGAGCATTGTCGAGGGTGTTTTTGGTTCTTGGAAACAATTGTATGGCTGGGTTAAGACTAAGTATTACGGCCTTGAGAAAAATTATCTTGCCGCAACTCTGACCGCACTGAGTTGGAATATGAAAAAATGGGCTTTTTCATCAGCGTAGAAAATCAAGGGCGTAGTATGTCCAGAATCAGAAATTCGAAGAAAATGCCCTGATAATCAGCAGGAAAACGGCTTCGTTGGCTTAATTTTTACCCTTTATCCATTAGACGAGAACTTTTTCGCTACTTTTTCATCACTCCCATTTTATGAATTCATAGGCCGAAGTTATTACTTTAGGTACTTCCATTCTTTCCTCTCAATTTTCCGGAAGTGTAAAAGACTAAAAGTATAAAGAGTAAATTATTATATGTCCTCGACAAGACGGACCGCATCGCTGCTACAACGATCCTCTGGACCGTTGAAGTCGCGGTAGTCGCTGCCCAGGTGACGGAGAACATAAGTATCGCCAGAATATTTAGTTTCTGTCCAAGTCCAGTTGTTTCCTGACAATTGGTCTCTAGCCTTTGACCATTCATTTTCAGTTTGAACTCTGAATTTTCTGCCGGTTTGGGCGCTCAACCATTTGGCAAATTCTCTAGCATCCAATAACCTTACATAAGTTAGGGCTGTTTCCGCGGCTTTAGGCTCATCAATAAGAGCTTTAAGCTTATCGGCGTTATGGCCGATGATTTCATATCCTTTCATCACTTGTTTGAACAAACCAACAGTAACTTCAGGCTTCATAATGCTAAGCTTCTGTGAAAGGGCGATCATTTCTGGAAGTGCTATTTGTCGAGTACCGCGCAAAGCTATAAGTTCAGCCAAATTCGATAAATCGTCTCCGGCTCTTATTCTCCTAGGATCGCCTGCTAATGTTGCTCTTTGCCTTAATGCTCCCCAGTTCCTGGTTTCCCCTGCTCTTAATTTAACTTCAAAACCTGCCATTTTATTTTCCTCCTATTTACCTTTACCTCGACATCAATTCTTGGTACAATTAGAACATAAGCTCATAACCTGCGGCTGAACGCCGCGGTTATTCGTGCTTTATGCCCTCCTGATGAGACCTCTGAAAAATCAACCCATTTTCCCATGGATTATCTTTTTCTTTTTGGCCCGCATATATATCGACAGCCCCCCCGAAAATTTTACTTTTTTGAAAATATTTTTTTTAATTGGCTTGATGGCTTGTAGCATGATGAAGCACCAATTTCAACAAGTTAGTTCAGGTCAAACTTTGGGCGTTTAATATTTTCTCGATTAATCGCAGAATTAATCCCTTTTGTTCGGAAAAAGCCTTCACGGCCTGCCATTTCAAATCAAGATAGCGGTGGGCCAGCCGGTTTCTCTGCACCGCAAGCTTTGCCAAATTTTTTTGGCTTTCAAGGTCAAATCCAAATAAATCAGCCGCTTTGCTTAGCACCTCGCTGTAATTTTCAGCAGAAATCCCTTTTTCGGCCAAAAGCGTTCCGCAAACTTCGATCAGGGCTGTTAAAACATTTTCAACCGTCCTATCAACCAACTTTTGGAGTTTTATGTCTTTTTGGTACTCTTCCCATGTTCTCGCGCCGTAGTCATTTTCATATTCTTTCATTTCGTTCGCAATAAAATGCAATGAATCCCCTACTCTTCCTTTTGCGTAAGAAAACTCCGCCATATTACACCCCTTTTAATATATTTTTAGCCGCTTCAAGCTGAAGCCGGCCGCCGAAAAGATTAAAATCTTCCATATTAAACAAGGCGGCATTGTAAAGGCCGGAATAAAGCTCTCTGTTTTTCATATACAGTGGGACGCCCAAAACAATGGCATTATAATAAAGGAAAGGCTTTCTGAAATCATTGTATATCGGTATAACATCAACTTGCTTATGGGTTTCAAGCTCTAAATCAGTTGCGATATCCGCCGCCATATCGGCGGTTTCCTTGTCGGACATTGCTCCGTTGGGAAAAACGACGGCGATGTCAATATCGGATTCCTTTTTAACAAAACCTCTTGCGAATGACCCAAAAAGAAAAGCCGAATTTATGCCGCATCTTTCAGAATTTTTCTTAAAGTACTTTTTTAGCTTGGAAAGGACCTCGAATTCTTTCATTGTAAAGATATTATACTTTAAAACCATCCATGTTTCACTATGAATTTATATTCCGAAATAAAAAATAGCCCTTATCTGCATAAAATTTTTCAAATATCCTTCAGATAATAATCTGGAAAGTTTCTATGTCGCTGTGTTCCTATGTCACTGAGTTTCTGTGTCTTAAGACACAGAAACAAAGAAGCATAGCGACAAAGAGACAAAGTGCAATTTTTTATTTTAAGGAGAAAACAATAATGTTAAGAGAACTTTTTAGCCCCCTGTTATAATTGGACTAACTGGAAAGAGAGTTTTAAGGGGGTTCAGGGAATGACGCACAGGAAATGGACGGCGGAGGAAAAAATGTCAGTTGTGCTGGAGATGTTTAGGCAGGCGCGACCGGTAACGCACGCGCAGGCGTACAAATGGCGGGATGAGGCGCTGGCCGCGCAAAACCGGGAGATCCAATTGACCACGGTGTTGGAGCCGCAGATCTCGCTCTTGTTGGTGCTCGGGTTGAAGAAGGAGGCCTTCTCGCTGTCATTTATGCAAATAGCGTTGGGAGTGCAAGGATAGCTGAATCTCGCATCAGAAATGCTTATACAATTGGCGATGAGCAAATTATACCTCCCGAATTGATCAATAAGATTATTTTGTAAAAGTGAAATTTCGGTTTGGATCTGACGATATATATGTAGAAAGATTGTTTATGCTGAGCCTGTCGAAGCAATTGCCTCTTATTTGGTTAAAAAGAGCCCGAGCCTGTTCGGGCTTTTTTGTTGCTTAAGTCTCCTTAGAAATTCTCTCAAATTCTTCTAGGCTTAAAGTCTCTGCTCTTCTTCTCGAATCGATGCCAATCTTTTCGAAATCAAGATTGTATTTTTTTAGCGTACTTCGTATCATCTTGCGGCGCTGGGAAAAAGCCGCACGCACAACTTCTTCTTTAATATCGTAACGCAAATGTTCCAATGGTTTGAGTATAAGAACCGCCGAATCTACATTAGGCGGCGGATAAAACGATCGTCTTGAAATATGAGATGCGATCTCAACATCCGCCCTGTTTTGGACAAAAACACTGAACGACCCGAACTTCTTTGTCCCGGAATTGGCGCATATTCTTTCCGCTACTTCTTTTTGCACCGTTAACACAATACGCGTCACGTGTCTCGCGTCTCGCATCTCGTTTAAAAGTTTTTCAATAATCGGAGAAGTTATATAATACGGAACATTCGCAACAACTTTAGTAAATGGGCGATCTATCAACCACTCCAAGAAATCGGCATGGACGAAATTGACATTTTGAAAATTCGATAAGACTTCTTTAGTTATCTGTATCATTTCGCGGTCAAGATCGAGCGTTGTTACATGCTTGGCTTTTGAAGCCAAAGCTTGTGTTAATACGCCAAGCCCGCACCCGATCTCTAACACATCATCATCAGGAGTAAGTTCTGCGGCAGCAACAATTCGATCTAACGCGGCTTGATCGACAAGAAAATTTTGTCCCAATCGTTTTTGAGCGTGTCGGTTGTATGCGGAAAGTAATTCTTTAGTAGTTCTTAATAAGTCGTTCATTTGACATTTGTCATTTGAAATTTGTCATTTATTCGCGCGGGCAAACGATGCCGCAACTTTTATGGCCTGTATCATACTGCCCGGGTTAGCATCCCCGCGCCCTACTATGTCAAAACCTGTCCCGTGATCGACTGATGTGCGAATAAAAGGAAGCCCCACCGTGACATTTACAGATTTGTTGAAAGACAAAAGTTTAAGAGGAATAAGGCCTTGATCGTGGTACATGGCAACTACGATATCGAAAGCTCCGGCGGATGCCAAATTAAATATTGCATCGGGAGAAATTGGGCCTCTGACATTGATCCCCATTTTTTTTGCTTCATCAACAGCGGGCTTTATTATTTTTATTTCTTCCGACCCAAAAATGCCGGCTTCGCCAGCGTGAGGATTAAGTCCTGCAACACCTATCTTGCCTTTTTTTCTTTTGGCTTTACTTAATGCGTCATTCGCCATAATAATTTTTTCCAATACGTTGGCTTTATTAATGCTTCGCGATACGGATTTCAAAGGCAAGTGTGTTGTAACGAGTATTACCCAAAGTTTGTCGGAGACGAACATCATCCCGTATTTTTTTGTCTTGGACTTTTTAGCGAATATCTCGGTATGGCCTTGGAATTTGTACCCGGCTTTGTGAATAGCTTCTTTATTTATTGGCCCAGTTGTAATGCCATCGATTTTTTTACTAAGCGCCAGCTTTGTCGCCTCTTCGATATATTGAAACGAAGCTTTTCCGCACATGGATGAAACTTCTCCCAATTTCAGCTTGTTCATATCGACATTATCGAGATCCAGCACATCGATCTGATTTCTTTGGAATTTGGCGTCTTCGATCTTTTTTATTGGATTTACGGTAACTCCCGGCAGATGTGCGATCTTTATCGCGTATTGGATCACTTTTCTGTCGCCTATAACAACGATCCTTGCAACATTTGTAATCTCGGGATTTGTGGCAGCCTTAACAGTTACCTCTGGCCCAATTCCAGATGGGTCTCCCATAGTGATCGCAATTATCGGTCTATTCATGCCTCACCTATTTGTAGGTTATATTCGCTTTTTTGATGCGTTCGAGAGCTTCTCTTATTCTGTCTTCTGATGCTACAAGCGCTATCCTCACGTATCCTTCGCCGATATCGCCGAATGCGACTCCGGGGGAAACAACTACTCCGGCCTTTTCTATGAGGTGCATCGTAAATTCGGTAGAATCAAATCCCTGCGGGACCGGTATCCAAACATAAAGTGAAGCTTGTGGCTTTTTGACGTTCCAGCCCAAGGAATTTATCCCGTCAACAAAAACATCCCTTCTTCTTTGATATGTGGCACGGACATTATCCATGTAACCGTTCTTATGGTTGAACGCGACGATCGCGGCTTTTTGTACGGCCGTGAACAGGCCGTAATCCAAATTTGTTTTGATCTTTCTTAAGCTTTCGATCAATGTTTTGTTCCCGACCGCAAATCCGCATCTCCATCCGGGCATCCCGAATGTTTTTGATGTTGTGTGGAATTCGATAGCGACATCTTTTGCCCCGGGGATCGAAAATATTGAAATGGGTTTGTTCCCTTCGAAATAAATTTCGGCGTAAGCGAAATCATGGGCCAAAATAATATTGTGCTTTTTGCAGAATGCGACCGCTTCCGCGAAAAACTCCTTTGTTGCGAGAACTCCTGTCGGGTTTGTAGGATAGCTCAATATAAGCATTTTTGCTTTCTTGATAACATGCGGCTCGATCAATTTGAAATCCGGAAGATATCCTCTATGCTCGGTTGTCGGAAGGATTATCGGTTCGCCGCCGGCTAATATCGGGCCTCTGAAATGGGCGGGATACGCGGGCATAGGGACCAATACCGCGTCCCCGGGATTTATATACGCGAATGAAAAATGGACAACGCCTTCTTTTGACCCAATAAGCGTTACAACTTCATCTTTGGGATCGATATCAATATGGTATTGCCGCTTGCACCAATGCGCGCAAGCTTCTTTGAATTCGGGAGCGCCTTCAAACGAAGGATACCGGTGGTTTTCCGGATTTGATACGGCTTCGCATAAAGCCGATACAACATCCGGCGGCGGCGGGATATCGGGGTTTCCCATGCCGAGGTCGATCAGGTCTGCGCCTTTTGCCTGCATTTCCGCTTTGATCTTATCGAGTTTCGCGAAAACATAGACCGGCAGCTTTAATAACCTTTCTGATTGTTCGGGGAGCACAAAATTTCCTCCGCTTTGTATGAACTT contains:
- a CDS encoding fumarate hydratase C-terminal domain-containing protein, producing MPAGRQEITIKAPLKDEEISKLKVGDRVFINGILYVARDLAHMRIIGLIEKKKPLPFDMKGQIIFYAGPTPGKNSLVSTIGPTTASRMDKFHEELLAQGIKATIGKGPRNPDVKKVLEKYRAVYFIATGGVAALLGEKVISAEMVAFPELGPEAILKLEVSKFPVIVAYDSNGGDLFEEGRKKYGT
- a CDS encoding YqeG family HAD IIIA-type phosphatase, whose amino-acid sequence is MNEYFKNFLETFRPNEYLDSIYQVDFTTLRKKGIKALILDLDETLLPKELLEISPVLFSFIEGIKDKGFSIYLMSNSSKEKRVEHVASTFKIPYMTYAMKPLPFSYNSAMKELGVINSETAVIGDQLFMDILGGNWARMYTIMVRPMNPEKLWIRKVMRQAEDWVLKQLSL
- a CDS encoding ATP-binding protein, translated to MSNIKRSFVPPNQSFFLFGPRGTGKSTLVKEFFPNSFYVDFLLPDWFRRLSSRPEELLDLLSGRIGSQTVVLDEVQRVPEVLSVIHKLIEEKKGFQFVLTGSSARKLKKAGINLLGGRALMKHLHPFTAPELKTLFNIDSAIQFGLVPVVLAGDNKEESLKAYIDLYIREEVKMEELTRNVGNFSRFLEIASFSHGSILNLSNIARECQIGRKTVESYIDIIVDLLIAFKVPIFSTKAKRVLSNHPKLYFFDPGVFRMLRPHGPLDKNSELAGPALEGLVAQQLRAWMDYKNMDAKLFFWRTLSGNEVDFIVYGENTFLAIEVKNTAIIHPKDTSALKAFGQDYPEAKRIFLYRGKETFTKDNILFQPCEEFLINLT
- a CDS encoding transposase; this translates as MIIFKALLLAQWHDLSDRDLEEALNDRISFRKFAGLKWEEQAPDASTFAVFRERIRHKRRHSRQRF
- a CDS encoding fumarate hydratase, producing the protein MREIAASKIKASVANLCSLAAYDLPQDLEEVLNHDLAHETSPLGRQIISEIIKNAEIARHKKLPICQDTGMACVFVELGQDVHILDGDITESINEGVSLGYKDLRKSIVSDPFHRVNTNDNTPANIHLEIVPGDKIKITVLLKGGGAENASFVQMFLPTAKKEEIVDFIVKKVKENGPKACPPIIVGVGIGGSFDTVAYLAKKSLIRPVKSHNSAFEIAEFEKEMLEKINKTGVGPMGVGGNITALAVHIITAPCHIASLPVAVNFGCHANRYKEIIL
- a CDS encoding transposase — translated: MLLPLPSFGKGSAIKDGIHDKGFRNRPLTQVQIARNKSISKRRSIVEGVFGSWKQLYGWVKTKYYGLEKNYLAATLTALSWNMKKWAFSSA
- a CDS encoding DUF86 domain-containing protein — encoded protein: MAEFSYAKGRVGDSLHFIANEMKEYENDYGARTWEEYQKDIKLQKLVDRTVENVLTALIEVCGTLLAEKGISAENYSEVLSKAADLFGFDLESQKNLAKLAVQRNRLAHRYLDLKWQAVKAFSEQKGLILRLIEKILNAQSLT
- a CDS encoding SUMF1/EgtB/PvdO family nonheme iron enzyme, whose protein sequence is MAGFEVKLRAGETRNWGALRQRATLAGDPRRIRAGDDLSNLAELIALRGTRQIALPEMIALSQKLSIMKPEVTVGLFKQVMKGYEIIGHNADKLKALIDEPKAAETALTYVRLLDAREFAKWLSAQTGRKFRVQTENEWSKARDQLSGNNWTWTETKYSGDTYVLRHLGSDYRDFNGPEDRCSSDAVRLVEDI
- the ruvA gene encoding Holliday junction branch migration protein RuvA; this encodes MISHIVGILDQIDLNSITVDVAGIGYKIFATTALINEIGSIGDKVKVYTEQIVREDSNSLYGFRSKEERNLFNALLSVSGIGPKSAMSIISGLPLEKLISAISQGDATLLSSIQGVGSKTAQRIIIELKEKIGKTYGIKPSEIGKGISGDTTMISDAISALITLGYSPREARDAIMKLNIENAKSVEEIIKLALKNLI
- the mdh gene encoding malate dehydrogenase → MPKITVVGAGNVGGQCVYRLAQKGFKDIVLIDVVEGLPQGKALDMMQAGSVDGFTANIKGTNDYKDTKGSDVVVITAGLARKPGMSRDDLIAKNAEILASIVKPLKENSPNAILIIVTNPLDAMTYYALKLSGFKPNRVIGMAPVLDGARMKLFIAEALHADLKDVYAEVMGSHGDLMVPIPRLSTVDGKSLTEVLTPEQINAIVQRTRDGGAEIVKLLKTGSAYYAPGSSAAEMTEAIVKDSKKVLGVCAYLNDEYGINDVYLGVPAKLGKNGIEEIVKLDLTADELSQLQTSAKAVKKLCNKLPV
- the ruvC gene encoding crossover junction endodeoxyribonuclease RuvC; translation: MKTLGIDPGTAIMGFGLVTDSERSLKALEFGCIRTTKENLPHERLRILYEKLGKLLKELRPDCIAIERLFFATNSKTAISVGEARGVALLAAARAKVVVAEYTPLQVKLAITGYGKADKNQVGQMVKNLLKLEEVPKPDDTADALAIAICHLHSYHII